The DNA region TAGATTTGACACTCAGCTCTGTTAATCCAAATTGAAAAATATATTGGATTTTTCTAATATCCCCAAAAAAGGAAAATACAAATTATTGGATGCTGCGGTGCCTAAACCAGAACCAACAGCCTGTTTGACATAGAAAGACCACAGCAGGAAAGGGATGCAGGCTGAACCTAATTTCACTAATGCCAAACGATCAATGCGTTCCCACAGTGCTGCGACAACTAATGAAATCCATACGATCAGTAAGGTTTCTCGGGTCAGACAGCCTGCCGCAATGGTGATCGCACTAAAACCATAGGTACGCCGACGGTAGAAGTAGAGGGAAGCAACGAGAAAAGCACTACTGACTAACTCTGCGGTTCCAAGGCTCAGAGTAATCCATAAAGCGGGTATCCCTAGGAGCCAAAGTGCATGGTTTGGATTTCTCTCTTGGTCTTCGAGATAGACACTGCCAATATAGACAATTGCAACGATAGCTAAATAGTTGACGAATACTAAGGCGTAGGGAATCAGAGCTGTCTTTCCTAATCCGAAAAGATAACCGAGAACAGGATAAAAAATACGTCGATATCGATAATTTGGCAGATCAATCGCGTCCACTGTTCCCGGGTGTTGCAAAGCTGGGTCAAACGCCATACTCAAAAACATTTGACCATCATGGCCCACTTCATCGGGAACAATCAAAGCCGTTTCAAGATTCAAAAAAGGCGATTTGGGAAACTCGGCACCAATACGAAAAAAACCAGTTATTTCTCCATTAAAAGCGACACTCCAAAAAAGGAAAATAAGAATAGCCGGGATGAGAAATAATGCTAACCAAAACAGTTTGGATCTAGTTGATAACACTGGTATATATAAATCTAAAGGTGTTTTCTGATCGATATCAGATCGAATTCTCTCATGAATCTCAAAGTTCAAGTTCGCTTCTTGTTCGATATTCGACATCCTGAACAGAGGCGATCGCCCATAGATTAAGTACACAGAAGCATCATGAAACCACTTCTAAAACTTGAGTTTTCGAGATAAGAGCGATCGCCGAGTCCGCTTTAATCTAAAAGAATTTTTGCTGCCGTCTCACATTGATCATTACGTTGTCCGATTTTAGGTAATTATCAATATCTTTATTTCTTTTTGATTTTCGGATCAGAAAATTTCATCCGATCAGTCTTATTGTGTCTAACTCTAAACCGAACAATATCGACCCATACAAGCCGCAACACGTTAAAATCGCACATAGCAAAAATTTATAAACCTACTCCCACCCTGCCGTCGTGACAGAAGCAAAGAGCTACAAAAATACCGTAAATCTGCCCAAAACTAGCTTTAATATGCGGGCAAATGCTGTTCAAAAAGAACCAGAATTGCAGAAATTCTGGCAGGAACAGCAGATTTACGAAACCCTCGCGGCAGACAACCCTGGTAGTACCTTCACTCTCCACGATGGCCCTCCATACGCCAATGGCGATCTCCACATGGGTCATGCTCTGAATAAGGTCCTTAAAGATGTCATCAATAAGTACAAGCTCCTCCAAGGCCACAAAACTCGCTATGTGCCAGGTTGGGATTGCCATGGTTTACCGATTGAGCTGAAAGTTCTCCAGAGCATGAATGATGAGGTACGTAAGAACTTAACGCCCATCAAACTTCGCTACAAAGCCCGTGATTTCGCGATCAAGACTCAAAAGAAACAAGCAAAAAGTTTCCAAAGATATGGTGTTTGGGGAGACTGGGAAAACCCTTACCTTACCCTTACCCCTGACTATGAAGCAGCACAAATCGAAGTGTTCGGTGAAATGGCGCTTAAGGGTTATATCTACCGTGGTCTCAAACCTGTTCACTGGAGTCCAAGTTCCCAAACAGCACTGGCTGAAGCCGAACTCGAATATCCAGAAGGTCATACATCCCAAAGTATTTACGTCTCTTTCCCCATCACGGAATTAAGCGACACAGCAAAAGAAATTCTTGGTGAATATGCGGATAGTTTAGGGGTTGCAATCTGGACAACGACCCCTTGGACATTGCCTGGGAACTTAGCTGTAGCCATCAACCCTGATTTGGAATATGCAGTGGTTGAAACCGATGGTACGCTTTGCGCTCAAAAATATTTGATTGTCGCAAAGGATTTGGCAGAAACCTTGACTGAAACCTTTGAATCAGCTCTTTCTATCAAAGGAAGTTTTAAAGGTAATGTCATCGAGCAATGTACCTATCAACATCCTCTCTTTGATCGAAAAAGCCCAGTTGTTGCGGGTGGTGACTACATCACAACAGAATCTGGTACAGGTTTAGTTCATACGGCTCCGGGTCACGGTCAGGAAGACTATATCACTGGTCAAAAGTATGGTTTACCGTTGTTGTCTCCTGTAGATGCAGAAGGGACGTTGACGACCGAAGCAGGTGAGTTTGCAGGTCTCAATGTCCTCAATGGCGCGAACGACAAAATTATTGAAGCACTCAAGGGCAAGCAAGCTTTATTAAAAGAAGAGGCTTATCAACATAAATATCCCTACGATTGGCGGACAAAAAAACCGACAATTTTCCGGGCAACTGAACAATGGTTTGCGTCGGTAGAAGGTTTCCGTGATCAAGCTCTTGCGGCAATTAAAGATGTTCAATGGATTCCAGCTCAAGGAGAGAATCGCATTACGCCAATGGTGGGCGATCGCAGTGATTGGTGTATTTCCCGTCAGAGAACTTGGGGTGTACCAATTCCTGTTTTCTACGATGAGGAAACCAATGAAGAACTTCTCAACGAAGAAACCATTAATTACGTTAAAGAGTTGATCGCAAAAGATGGCTCCAACATTTGGTGGCAAAAGCCTGTGGAAGAATTACTCCCCGAAAGCTATCGCAATAATGGCCACACCTATCGCAAGGGAACTGACACCATGGATGTGTGGTTTGATTCAGGTTCTTCCTGGGCAGCGGTCGCCAAACAGCGGGAAGGAATGGATTACCCTGTCGACATGTATTTAGAGGGTTCTGACCAGCACCGTGGTTGGTTCCAGTCGAGCTTGCTCACTAGTGTGGCCGTCAATAATTGTGCGCCTTATAAAACCGTTTTGACTCACGGTTTTGTGCTGGATGAAAAGGGTTACAAAATGAGTAAATCCGTCGGAAATGTGGTTGACCCAAACATCATCATTAATGGCGGCAAAAATCAGAAAAAAGAGCCTCCCTATGGCGCTGATGTGTTGCGTTTGTGGGTTTCTTCGGTAGATTACTCTTCGGATGTTCCTATCGGTCAAACGATTCTGAAGCAGTTGGCGGATGTCTACCGGAAGATCCGCAATACAGCGCGTTTTCTCCTCGGTAATATCCATGATTTTGACCCCGCAAAGAATGCGATCGCCTACGAAGATTTAGCAGAACTAGATAAATATATTCTCCATCAAGCGAGCAATGTTTTTAGTGACGTGACAGAGGCATTTGAGAGCTTCCAATTCTTCAAATTCTTCCAGAAAGTCCAAAATTTCTGCGTGGTTGATCTTTCTAATTTTTACCTCGATGCCGCAAAAGACCGTCTGTATATTTCGGATACAGATTCTCCTCGCCGTCGCAGTTGCCAAACTGTCATTGCCCTAATTCTTGAGATGCTCACTAAGGCGATCGCCCCGGTACTTTGTCATATGGCAGAGGATATTTGGCAAAATCTTCCCTACGAAACTAGCGAAAAATCTGTCTTCGCTTCTGGGTGGTACAAGCTAGACGAGCAATGGGCAAGCGATGAGGAATTATTCCAGAAGTGGGAGCAGTTACGAGAAATTCGTAACGGCGTTAATCAGGTACTCGAAAAGGCTCGTACCGAAAAAATGATCGGTGCGTCCCTTGAAGCAAAGGTCTTGATGCGTGATGTTGATGGCAAACTTACTGATTGGCTGACAGCACTAAATCCCAAGGAAAGCCTAAATGACGGCAATCGCGTGGATGAGCTGCGTTATCTATTGTTAGTTTCCCAAGTGGAATTCGTCACGGAGACCCTCGACAGTGAGCAATACCAAGACACCATTGAATTAGCCGACGGAAAACTTCAAGTTGCAGTTCAAAAAGCCGACGGAGAAAAGTGTGATCGCTGTTGGAATTATTCAACCAGTGTGGGTTCTTTTGCCGATGACCCGACGATCTGCGATCGCTGTAATGAGGCTCTCGTCGCAAAATTCTAAATAATTAGTAAGCGGGAACTCCTCCCGCTTTTTTTATACTTTTCCAATGGATTTTCAACAATTTTTTTCGTATCTACTGGCCCCAAATCTGCGCATGCCAATTGGGATTGTATTGGCTTATCTCGGCGCACTTGTTGGTAGTGCAGAATTACTCAGCCGCACCACCAATATGAGTCCTGAGATGACTCGAAAAATTGTTCATATCGGCAGTGGCAATGTGATTTTAATTGCGTGGTTTGGGAATATTCCGGGAGAAATTGGCATTGCAGCGGCATTTGTAGCAGGCTTGATCGCATTAACTTCTTATTTTTTACCCATTTTGCCAAGTGTCAATAGTGTGGGTCGCCAGAGCCTTGGCACTTTTTTTTATGCGCTGAGCATGGGGATTTTAATTTGGTGGTTTTGGTCAATTCAGCAGCCTTATTTTGCGGTGCTAGGCATTCTGATTATGACTTGGGGTGATGGTCTTGCCGCCGTAATTGGAAGTAATTTTGGCAAACATCCTTACAAAATTTTTGGCAATAAAAAAAGCTATGAAGGAACCGCCACAATGTTTCTTGTTAGCTTGGTGATCGCCCTACTCATTCTGTCTACTCTTTCCTTACTCGCCTGGCAACAATTAGTAATTGCTGCAGTTATTGCGATCACCGCAACTTTTCTCGAAAGTTTTGCCCAGTTCGGCATTGATAATCTATCTGTTCCTGTGGGTAGCGCGGCGATCGCCTTTTACTTGAGTCAATATTTTGTCTCAATCTAAATTGCCTTAGGAAAAGAAGTAATCTTGGCGATCGCCATCAACTCCAAATTTCCATCAGTAATTCTCAGATTTTTGACACTAAATTCTAAACCGCTAAACATTAATGAGTTCAAATTCAGCAGCTCCAGAAGAGTATCCTGCAGACTCTCGCACAGCACATCGAACTTCTCATCGCTATCAGAACGTCCAACATTCTGGAAGGCGATCGCCTTTCGGTGGACGTCGTAACCAACCGTAAACTCCAGCATCAAATCTTGAGTCACATTAGTATCCTTATGACCTACCACCATCTGTACACTCAATAAATTCGGTGTCGTAAAATCGCAGCTCAAATCATTTACCACACAGCCATTATGAGTCGAGACTTGTAAC from [Leptolyngbya] sp. PCC 7376 includes:
- a CDS encoding AZOBR_p60025 family cell surface glycopolymer formation protein translates to MSNIEQEANLNFEIHERIRSDIDQKTPLDLYIPVLSTRSKLFWLALFLIPAILIFLFWSVAFNGEITGFFRIGAEFPKSPFLNLETALIVPDEVGHDGQMFLSMAFDPALQHPGTVDAIDLPNYRYRRIFYPVLGYLFGLGKTALIPYALVFVNYLAIVAIVYIGSVYLEDQERNPNHALWLLGIPALWITLSLGTAELVSSAFLVASLYFYRRRTYGFSAITIAAGCLTRETLLIVWISLVVAALWERIDRLALVKLGSACIPFLLWSFYVKQAVGSGLGTAASNNLYFPFLGILEKSNIFFNLD
- the ileS gene encoding isoleucine--tRNA ligase, translated to MTEAKSYKNTVNLPKTSFNMRANAVQKEPELQKFWQEQQIYETLAADNPGSTFTLHDGPPYANGDLHMGHALNKVLKDVINKYKLLQGHKTRYVPGWDCHGLPIELKVLQSMNDEVRKNLTPIKLRYKARDFAIKTQKKQAKSFQRYGVWGDWENPYLTLTPDYEAAQIEVFGEMALKGYIYRGLKPVHWSPSSQTALAEAELEYPEGHTSQSIYVSFPITELSDTAKEILGEYADSLGVAIWTTTPWTLPGNLAVAINPDLEYAVVETDGTLCAQKYLIVAKDLAETLTETFESALSIKGSFKGNVIEQCTYQHPLFDRKSPVVAGGDYITTESGTGLVHTAPGHGQEDYITGQKYGLPLLSPVDAEGTLTTEAGEFAGLNVLNGANDKIIEALKGKQALLKEEAYQHKYPYDWRTKKPTIFRATEQWFASVEGFRDQALAAIKDVQWIPAQGENRITPMVGDRSDWCISRQRTWGVPIPVFYDEETNEELLNEETINYVKELIAKDGSNIWWQKPVEELLPESYRNNGHTYRKGTDTMDVWFDSGSSWAAVAKQREGMDYPVDMYLEGSDQHRGWFQSSLLTSVAVNNCAPYKTVLTHGFVLDEKGYKMSKSVGNVVDPNIIINGGKNQKKEPPYGADVLRLWVSSVDYSSDVPIGQTILKQLADVYRKIRNTARFLLGNIHDFDPAKNAIAYEDLAELDKYILHQASNVFSDVTEAFESFQFFKFFQKVQNFCVVDLSNFYLDAAKDRLYISDTDSPRRRSCQTVIALILEMLTKAIAPVLCHMAEDIWQNLPYETSEKSVFASGWYKLDEQWASDEELFQKWEQLREIRNGVNQVLEKARTEKMIGASLEAKVLMRDVDGKLTDWLTALNPKESLNDGNRVDELRYLLLVSQVEFVTETLDSEQYQDTIELADGKLQVAVQKADGEKCDRCWNYSTSVGSFADDPTICDRCNEALVAKF
- a CDS encoding diacylglycerol/polyprenol kinase family protein, whose amino-acid sequence is MDFQQFFSYLLAPNLRMPIGIVLAYLGALVGSAELLSRTTNMSPEMTRKIVHIGSGNVILIAWFGNIPGEIGIAAAFVAGLIALTSYFLPILPSVNSVGRQSLGTFFYALSMGILIWWFWSIQQPYFAVLGILIMTWGDGLAAVIGSNFGKHPYKIFGNKKSYEGTATMFLVSLVIALLILSTLSLLAWQQLVIAAVIAITATFLESFAQFGIDNLSVPVGSAAIAFYLSQYFVSI
- a CDS encoding DUF2993 domain-containing protein; its protein translation is MRLTTMLKNLDSLGEQTINRIATAALSSQMKESESFSVNVKVDPQELSQGIVSAFAMEGKNVVTSKGFRATDFSLLIENISVHPFKALMGNVQLRQPVLGNALLGVSTADVNDALYRQLQVSTHNGCVVNDLSCDFTTPNLLSVQMVVGHKDTNVTQDLMLEFTVGYDVHRKAIAFQNVGRSDSDEKFDVLCESLQDTLLELLNLNSLMFSGLEFSVKNLRITDGNLELMAIAKITSFPKAI